A portion of the Verrucomicrobiia bacterium genome contains these proteins:
- a CDS encoding ABC transporter permease, producing MENRWAEAFGRVRQVVKKELIQILRDRKFLSLVLVMPVIQTVIFGYVANVDVNDIPTAVCDLDRSRASRELVDRFFQSGFFSPAGTLDDPREADLWLDGGKARVVLVIPPGYSREITGKKTSQVQVLTDATNSNVAGIAGSYASTIVASANVELLLGRLQRIGIRTHETVLVEPEVRVWYNPELKSVNFMVPGLLCIILLSSTMNLTGISMVREKERGTAEQLSVTPVRSWELVLAKVLPFIGIGFINMVFVLFLGIFWFGVPLAGSLGLLFALSGVFIFTSLGLGVLISTLAATQQQAMMIAQFFQIPNMLLSGFMFPIANMPVAIQYVTYLVPLRYYVEIVRRIFMKGAGLPELWNQLLPLLVFGIVAVGLASLRFRKVQK from the coding sequence ATGGAAAATCGGTGGGCGGAGGCCTTCGGCCGGGTGCGGCAGGTGGTCAAGAAAGAACTGATTCAGATTCTGCGGGACCGGAAGTTTTTGTCCTTGGTTTTGGTTATGCCGGTCATTCAAACCGTCATTTTTGGTTACGTGGCCAACGTGGATGTAAACGACATTCCCACGGCCGTCTGCGATCTGGACCGCTCCCGCGCCTCGCGGGAGCTGGTGGATCGGTTTTTTCAGTCCGGGTTTTTCTCGCCAGCCGGCACGCTGGATGACCCCCGGGAGGCGGACCTTTGGCTGGATGGGGGCAAGGCCCGGGTGGTTTTGGTCATCCCGCCGGGTTATTCCAGGGAGATTACCGGAAAGAAAACCTCTCAAGTACAGGTTTTGACGGACGCCACCAATTCCAACGTGGCCGGGATTGCCGGCAGCTATGCCTCCACCATCGTGGCCTCGGCCAATGTCGAACTGCTTTTGGGCCGCCTCCAGCGCATTGGTATTCGCACACATGAGACTGTTTTGGTGGAACCAGAGGTGCGGGTTTGGTACAACCCCGAACTGAAGAGCGTAAATTTTATGGTGCCGGGCCTTCTCTGCATCATTTTGCTTAGCTCCACGATGAATTTGACCGGCATTTCGATGGTTCGGGAAAAGGAGCGGGGCACGGCCGAGCAGCTTTCGGTCACTCCCGTGCGCTCCTGGGAACTCGTTTTGGCCAAAGTGCTGCCATTTATCGGCATCGGTTTCATCAACATGGTTTTTGTCCTCTTTCTGGGAATATTTTGGTTTGGCGTGCCGTTGGCCGGCTCTCTGGGGCTTTTGTTCGCCCTTTCCGGAGTCTTTATTTTCACCAGTTTGGGGCTGGGGGTTTTGATCTCGACGTTGGCGGCCACCCAGCAGCAGGCCATGATGATAGCCCAATTTTTCCAGATTCCGAACATGCTTTTGTCCGGGTTCATGTTTCCCATCGCCAACATGCCGGTTGCCATCCAGTACGTTACCTATCTGGTCCCCCTGCGCTACTACGTGGAAATCGTGCGGCGGATTTTTATGAAGGGGGCCGGGCTGCCGGAACTCTGGAACCAACTCCTGCCACTTTTGGTTTTTGGAATCGTGGCGGTCGGGTTGGCCTCCCTGCGTTTTCGAAAGGTGCAAAAATGA